A single genomic interval of Rubripirellula reticaptiva harbors:
- a CDS encoding efflux RND transporter periplasmic adaptor subunit — translation MVESKASLTKNSQATGGRDSDPREPMESARVQMRVLAAAIEIQCELDRHLDPTEAADVVTRLIARHLGIDQVWLLWRPAAKASVFRASHHQSVAASDAAEVKLMLESVAEEVGVRGGTAKWPSSDLGQRHATLTLKQLAKRISSAGVTAVSLQDTDGIARGALIVATATDETVDQFLDTVGPLIFGKLSAIERIAPTRVQQWIGSLSSSANRSRRRTGWAVAIIACIVLLLPFSYRVSVELELQPVQRRFVAVGFDGVLKTSNVRPGDQVDSGELLATIDSREIDFQLAGVQAELHQANQERMGLMVEHDFAGSKIAALEVDRLQLQKDLLEFRRGNLEIRSPIDGVVVSGDWKESEGIPMKRGETLFEIAPLGKMRVELAVPEIDYSMVRVDMPVDFYVHALPGKSFAGKIDSVHPRSELRDQQNVFVGEVVVEDPDHLLRPGMKGRATITSTRHTLAWNLFHKAYYLMRNAMRL, via the coding sequence ATGGTTGAATCCAAAGCCTCCCTGACGAAGAATTCCCAGGCGACTGGTGGTCGGGATAGCGATCCGCGTGAACCGATGGAATCGGCTCGCGTGCAAATGCGTGTCTTGGCTGCTGCGATCGAGATCCAATGCGAGCTCGATCGCCATCTTGACCCGACCGAGGCTGCTGATGTCGTGACTCGCTTGATCGCTCGGCACTTGGGCATCGATCAAGTTTGGTTGTTGTGGCGTCCGGCCGCTAAAGCATCCGTGTTCCGAGCGAGTCATCATCAGTCTGTCGCAGCAAGCGACGCGGCAGAAGTCAAATTGATGTTGGAATCCGTTGCCGAAGAAGTCGGCGTCCGCGGCGGTACAGCCAAGTGGCCGTCGTCGGATCTTGGCCAGCGTCATGCGACCTTGACTCTGAAGCAGTTAGCAAAACGGATTTCATCAGCCGGAGTGACGGCGGTCTCGTTACAGGACACCGACGGCATCGCAAGAGGCGCTCTGATCGTCGCCACAGCCACCGATGAAACCGTCGACCAGTTCTTGGACACCGTGGGGCCACTGATTTTTGGCAAATTGTCGGCGATCGAGCGAATTGCACCGACACGGGTTCAGCAATGGATTGGATCTCTATCCAGTTCGGCGAATCGATCTCGCCGCCGGACGGGATGGGCCGTCGCAATCATCGCTTGCATCGTTTTGTTGTTGCCGTTTTCGTATCGCGTCTCGGTCGAATTGGAACTGCAACCTGTCCAACGTCGCTTCGTTGCAGTTGGGTTTGACGGGGTACTGAAGACATCCAATGTTCGTCCTGGCGACCAAGTGGATTCGGGAGAGTTGCTGGCAACGATCGATTCTCGTGAGATTGATTTCCAATTAGCGGGCGTGCAAGCAGAGTTGCATCAAGCCAATCAAGAACGCATGGGCTTGATGGTCGAGCACGATTTTGCGGGCAGCAAGATTGCGGCTCTCGAAGTCGATCGTTTGCAGTTGCAAAAAGACTTGCTTGAATTTCGCCGTGGTAATTTGGAAATTCGTAGCCCAATCGATGGCGTGGTCGTTAGCGGCGACTGGAAAGAGTCCGAGGGCATCCCGATGAAACGCGGCGAGACGTTGTTCGAGATCGCTCCGCTTGGCAAGATGCGCGTCGAGCTGGCGGTGCCTGAAATCGACTATTCGATGGTGCGAGTCGACATGCCCGTCGATTTTTATGTGCACGCTTTGCCGGGTAAGTCGTTCGCTGGAAAGATTGACTCGGTACATCCGCGATCGGAGCTGCGTGATCAGCAAAACGTGTTTGTTGGCGAGGTGGTAGTCGAGGATCCCGACCATTTGCTACGGCCCGGTATGAAGGGGCGAGCCACGATCACTAGCACTCGCCACACGCTTGCTTGGAACCTGTTCCACAAAGCGTATTATTTGATGCGAAATGCGATGAGGCTTTAA
- a CDS encoding biotin/lipoyl-binding protein, producing the protein MSKQKTHTLDLAQQTIRVADDVRFWPVRERGECVYRVEIPSLRRFFRIGYEEYVFVSLLDGETSIAQACGLAASRLGKRALSIQQSTAIVRWLLENELASLAASPSPIRQPGARPVDAPAGSAARSGVSTWIKRLNPFWIKFPLPGFHDRLESVMPLASPLASRGFVGGAVGVICSAALTLAFCWDEFWASSSEVFYPSSWCWWLGVWIGLKLVHELAHAVACHRQGGEVGEAGLVFILFAPIAYVDVTSCWRMPSRRARIYVSAAGMFAEWVIASLAMIAWSLSPDSVQWRFLMSNVIITAGLSTIIFNANVLMRFDGYFILADLIEVPNLAAEGNASLGRMIRRWLVGEDVADSNLMGWRRHFVVGYGTAAMVWRVMVCVSLAIAASTMFAGAGVVIAMLGILMWVLQPAKQLAAYSSRLKTTQPGLWVRGCVLGWTAVAAIAAMLLVVPIPTATYAPAIVQYQPETMVRAGCEGFVLRIHVADGDVVTKGDVLMELENRSVANRLEELELAHQQTEIRLRQAIEERNAGERMILREKQASLALQIVVVRDQVDSLRVVADRDGRVIGRHLDELVGTYVGEGDAIMVVATDRDKEVLAMVSQEGVEATDAIGDRPVILWTADGRPMNVRLDRIEPRATDRLIDPSLAAINGGPMAVKQSHQTDANDSVRLLEPHFRARFRLPDQGPIDVPAGMHGEAMLGYRNDPIAQRIRVSVAKLWNQADDDTSR; encoded by the coding sequence TTGTCCAAGCAAAAAACTCACACCCTTGATTTGGCTCAGCAAACGATTCGCGTTGCGGACGACGTTCGGTTTTGGCCTGTACGTGAGCGAGGTGAGTGCGTTTATCGGGTCGAAATTCCTTCGCTGAGGCGGTTCTTTCGCATCGGATACGAAGAATACGTATTTGTTTCGCTGTTGGATGGAGAAACTTCGATCGCCCAAGCGTGTGGATTGGCGGCTTCAAGGCTGGGCAAGCGGGCGCTGTCGATTCAGCAGTCTACGGCGATCGTGCGCTGGTTGCTTGAAAACGAATTGGCAAGTCTAGCCGCATCTCCATCACCGATTCGACAACCGGGTGCGAGACCGGTCGATGCGCCGGCGGGATCAGCGGCGAGATCGGGGGTGTCGACTTGGATCAAAAGACTCAATCCGTTTTGGATCAAATTTCCTTTGCCGGGTTTTCATGATCGGTTGGAGTCTGTGATGCCGCTGGCCAGTCCACTGGCATCACGCGGTTTTGTGGGAGGGGCTGTCGGAGTGATCTGTTCGGCCGCGTTGACGTTAGCGTTTTGCTGGGATGAGTTTTGGGCGTCATCATCCGAAGTCTTTTATCCGTCGAGTTGGTGTTGGTGGTTGGGCGTCTGGATTGGATTGAAGCTGGTCCATGAATTGGCACACGCGGTCGCGTGCCACCGGCAAGGCGGCGAAGTGGGTGAAGCGGGTCTGGTGTTTATTCTGTTTGCGCCCATCGCCTACGTGGACGTGACGAGTTGCTGGCGAATGCCATCGCGTCGAGCAAGGATTTATGTTTCGGCGGCTGGGATGTTTGCTGAGTGGGTGATTGCATCACTGGCAATGATCGCTTGGTCGCTATCGCCGGATTCGGTTCAATGGCGATTCTTGATGTCCAACGTCATCATCACAGCCGGTCTATCGACGATCATCTTCAACGCCAATGTTCTGATGCGGTTCGACGGCTATTTCATTCTCGCCGATTTGATCGAGGTGCCGAATTTGGCAGCCGAAGGGAACGCTTCGCTCGGCAGGATGATACGGCGTTGGTTGGTGGGCGAGGATGTTGCGGACAGCAACTTGATGGGATGGCGAAGGCACTTTGTTGTGGGCTATGGCACCGCAGCGATGGTTTGGCGTGTGATGGTTTGCGTGTCACTGGCGATTGCTGCATCGACGATGTTTGCGGGAGCTGGCGTTGTGATCGCAATGTTGGGAATCTTGATGTGGGTTCTGCAACCGGCAAAACAATTGGCGGCCTATTCATCGCGTTTGAAAACGACCCAGCCCGGATTGTGGGTTCGCGGGTGCGTGTTGGGATGGACCGCTGTGGCGGCCATCGCGGCGATGTTATTGGTGGTTCCGATTCCGACGGCTACCTACGCGCCCGCGATCGTTCAGTATCAACCTGAAACAATGGTGCGTGCCGGTTGCGAGGGTTTTGTCCTGCGAATTCATGTCGCAGACGGCGACGTCGTTACCAAGGGGGACGTGTTGATGGAATTGGAAAACCGGTCGGTGGCGAACCGGTTAGAAGAGCTGGAACTGGCTCACCAGCAAACGGAGATCCGATTGCGACAAGCCATCGAAGAAAGGAACGCGGGCGAGCGAATGATCTTGCGAGAAAAGCAGGCTTCGCTAGCGTTGCAGATCGTGGTGGTACGAGATCAAGTCGACAGTTTGCGTGTGGTAGCTGATCGCGATGGCCGAGTCATCGGACGCCATCTCGACGAATTGGTTGGGACCTACGTCGGCGAGGGAGACGCGATTATGGTGGTGGCAACCGATCGAGATAAAGAGGTTTTGGCGATGGTGTCGCAAGAGGGTGTGGAAGCCACCGACGCAATTGGCGATCGCCCAGTGATCCTATGGACTGCGGACGGTCGACCAATGAACGTTCGGCTGGATCGAATTGAACCTCGCGCGACCGACCGGTTGATTGATCCTTCTTTGGCCGCGATCAATGGTGGCCCGATGGCGGTCAAACAGAGTCATCAGACAGACGCGAACGACTCGGTCCGTTTGTTAGAACCACACTTTCGAGCACGCTTTCGTTTGCCCGATCAGGGGCCGATTGATGTTCCGGCCGGGATGCATGGGGAGGCGATGTTGGGTTATCGCAACGATCCCATTGCTCAGCGCATCCGCGTTTCGGTTGCCAAGCTTTGGAACCAGGCTGATGACGATACATCACGTTGA
- a CDS encoding efflux RND transporter periplasmic adaptor subunit, with amino-acid sequence MMFSISIRRTLFTHQGLLCVAAWCSVLVCWTTAIAVEIEAFSEPYLVVDVSSPEVGVINQTLVREGDEVSQMQWLSQLDDRVLQKSLELARTAKDATGSRMAAESEVKVRQNQLEGYRKLSKQGNASDRELQRSEADFHQATARLQSVEEELEVRRLEYERVRAQIRQRRIESPIDGVVVAIRKEVGEFVSPNDPVIMRVVQLKSLKAVFSVPFPVAKDLKAGQQVVLRYGANDEQCDATIEFVSPIADPESASVSVKVRIANDERLIPSGVVCRWDLNVADVPMRSANAESESPRH; translated from the coding sequence ATGATGTTTTCAATCTCAATCCGTCGCACTTTGTTCACGCATCAAGGTTTGCTGTGCGTGGCCGCATGGTGTAGCGTGCTGGTTTGTTGGACGACGGCAATCGCGGTCGAGATCGAGGCGTTTTCGGAACCCTATCTTGTCGTCGATGTGTCCTCGCCGGAAGTTGGCGTGATCAACCAAACGCTGGTGCGTGAAGGCGATGAAGTGTCGCAAATGCAGTGGCTCTCGCAGCTTGATGATCGGGTGCTGCAAAAGTCGTTGGAATTGGCTCGGACGGCGAAGGATGCGACTGGTTCGCGGATGGCCGCCGAATCGGAAGTAAAAGTTCGCCAGAACCAGTTGGAAGGCTATCGGAAGCTAAGCAAGCAGGGGAACGCGTCGGATCGCGAGCTTCAACGTTCCGAAGCCGACTTTCACCAAGCCACGGCGCGATTGCAAAGTGTGGAAGAAGAACTCGAGGTGCGCCGATTGGAATACGAACGCGTCCGAGCACAAATCAGGCAGCGTCGGATTGAATCGCCGATTGATGGTGTTGTCGTTGCGATTCGAAAAGAGGTTGGCGAATTTGTGTCGCCCAATGATCCTGTCATCATGCGAGTGGTTCAGCTGAAATCGTTGAAGGCGGTTTTCTCGGTTCCCTTTCCAGTCGCGAAGGATCTAAAAGCTGGTCAGCAAGTGGTGTTGCGATATGGTGCAAACGACGAGCAGTGCGACGCCACAATCGAATTCGTTTCGCCCATCGCCGACCCCGAGAGTGCGTCGGTTTCCGTCAAAGTTCGGATTGCTAATGACGAGCGATTGATCCCTAGTGGTGTGGTTTGTCGCTGGGATTTGAACGTCGCGGATGTGCCCATGCGTTCCGCAAACGCGGAATCGGAAAGTCCGCGTCACTAG